A genomic stretch from Thermomonospora umbrina includes:
- a CDS encoding RNA polymerase sigma factor, with the protein MAEGGWPSAQVVAAARDGDVDSLTALVSGAHPHVRRFARSLCATPEDAEDAAQEALIILYRKIGTLRATGALASWMFRIVRNECVRRSRLMLRRRERIRDRPLPSAEDEVIRRLEVGRVVAAIAALPAEQRQVLIMRDVQGHGGRTVADALGLSVPAMKSRLHRARAAVDQTLNGPTEGDDGDV; encoded by the coding sequence GTGGCTGAGGGGGGTTGGCCGAGTGCGCAGGTGGTCGCCGCCGCGCGTGACGGTGACGTCGACTCGCTGACGGCGCTGGTGTCCGGGGCGCATCCGCATGTGCGGAGGTTCGCGCGGTCGCTGTGCGCGACCCCGGAGGACGCGGAGGACGCCGCGCAGGAGGCCCTGATCATCCTGTATCGGAAGATCGGGACGCTGCGGGCCACCGGGGCGTTGGCGTCGTGGATGTTCCGCATCGTGCGCAACGAGTGCGTTCGGCGCTCCCGGCTCATGCTTCGGCGGCGCGAACGGATCCGGGATCGGCCGCTGCCCTCGGCGGAGGACGAGGTGATCCGGAGGCTGGAGGTGGGACGGGTGGTCGCGGCGATCGCCGCGCTGCCCGCCGAGCAGCGTCAGGTGCTGATCATGCGGGACGTCCAAGGGCACGGCGGTCGCACGGTCGCCGACGCTCTGGGGCTCAGCGTCCCCGCGATGAAGTCGCGGCTGCACCGGGCCCGCGCCGCCGTCGACCAGACCCTGAACGGCCCGACGGAAGGAGACGACGGCGATGTCTGA
- a CDS encoding N-acyl-D-amino-acid deacylase family protein, protein MGWDTIVRGGRWFDGTGAPSAVRDLGIRGGRVVTVSETTLDATDCPQVIEAAGRWVVPGFIDIHTHYDAEVLLAPGLTESVRHGVTTVMFGSCSLGVVHVGPTDAADLFSRVEAVPRQQVIRALTEHGTWSNAAEYITALESLPLGPNVTAFLGHSDLRAGVMGLGRSTDRRVAPTTAELRRMRGLLTQALDAGFVGLSEMRNPWDKLDGDRYRSRTLPSTYASWREYRMLHRVLRGRGRVLQSIPNLTTPFSLALYLAESMGVGLRPALKTSFLTAADVKANPLLHHTMGPIARLANNVGRADFRWQHLPVPFDIYADGIDLVVFEELGSGAAALHLQDEARNALMRDEAYRRRFRREYDRRWTPRVWHRDFYDAHILACPDESVVGKTFGQVGDERGLHPVDAFLDLVVEHGTKVRWYTTISNHRPKVLDKLSALPEVQMGFSDAGAHLRNMAFYNFPLRLLRRAHRSGFMSIERAVHRLTGELGQWYGIDAGTLREGDRADLVVIDPAGLDESVDRPTEAPVEAFGGLDRMVNRNDRAVTATLVAGNLLFASGRADPLTARRRTGRFLRAGEPRGTVDPATRREPVTN, encoded by the coding sequence ATGGGATGGGACACGATCGTTCGCGGCGGCCGCTGGTTCGACGGCACCGGCGCGCCGTCGGCCGTACGTGATCTCGGCATCCGAGGCGGCAGGGTGGTGACGGTGTCGGAGACGACACTGGACGCCACCGACTGCCCACAGGTGATCGAGGCCGCCGGGCGCTGGGTCGTGCCGGGGTTCATCGACATCCACACCCACTACGACGCCGAGGTGCTGCTGGCACCGGGGCTGACCGAGTCGGTGCGGCACGGCGTCACCACCGTCATGTTCGGATCGTGCTCGCTGGGCGTCGTGCACGTCGGTCCGACCGACGCGGCGGACCTGTTCAGCCGGGTGGAGGCCGTCCCCCGACAGCAGGTGATCCGCGCCCTGACCGAGCACGGGACCTGGTCGAACGCGGCGGAGTACATCACCGCCCTGGAGTCGCTGCCGCTGGGCCCGAACGTGACCGCGTTCCTCGGACACTCCGACCTTCGGGCCGGGGTGATGGGTCTCGGCCGATCCACCGACCGCCGGGTCGCGCCGACCACGGCGGAGCTGCGCCGGATGCGGGGACTGCTCACCCAGGCGCTCGACGCCGGATTCGTCGGCCTGTCGGAGATGCGCAACCCGTGGGACAAGCTGGACGGCGACCGTTACCGATCGCGCACCCTGCCCTCGACGTACGCGTCGTGGCGGGAGTACCGGATGTTGCACCGGGTCCTGCGGGGCCGGGGTCGGGTCCTGCAGTCGATCCCGAACCTGACCACGCCGTTCAGCCTCGCGCTCTACCTGGCGGAGTCCATGGGCGTCGGTCTGCGTCCGGCGTTGAAGACCAGTTTCCTCACCGCCGCCGACGTCAAGGCCAACCCCTTGCTGCACCACACGATGGGCCCGATCGCGCGCCTCGCCAACAACGTCGGCCGCGCCGACTTCCGCTGGCAGCACCTGCCGGTCCCGTTCGACATCTACGCCGACGGCATCGACCTGGTGGTCTTCGAGGAGCTCGGCTCCGGTGCCGCCGCGCTGCATCTTCAGGACGAGGCCCGTAACGCGTTGATGCGCGACGAGGCGTACCGTCGCCGGTTCCGCCGCGAGTACGACCGCCGGTGGACGCCCCGGGTGTGGCACCGCGACTTCTACGACGCGCACATCCTCGCCTGCCCCGACGAGTCGGTCGTGGGCAAGACCTTCGGTCAGGTCGGCGACGAACGCGGCCTGCACCCCGTGGACGCGTTCCTCGACCTCGTCGTGGAGCACGGGACGAAGGTCCGTTGGTACACCACGATCTCCAACCACCGGCCCAAGGTGCTCGACAAGCTCTCCGCGCTCCCCGAAGTGCAGATGGGCTTCTCCGACGCGGGCGCGCACCTGCGGAACATGGCGTTCTACAACTTCCCGCTCCGCCTGCTGCGGCGCGCCCACCGCTCCGGCTTCATGTCCATCGAACGAGCCGTGCACCGGCTCACCGGCGAGCTCGGCCAGTGGTACGGCATCGACGCCGGGACCCTGCGCGAAGGCGACCGCGCCGACCTCGTCGTGATCGACCCCGCCGGGCTCGACGAGTCGGTCGACCGCCCCACCGAAGCGCCCGTCGAGGCCTTCGGCGGCCTCGACCGCATGGTGAACCGCAACGACCGCGCCGTCACCGCGACCCTGGTCGCCGGCAACCTCCTCTTCGCCTCCGGACGCGCCGACCCCCTCACGGCCCGCCGACGCACCGGCCGCTTCCTCCGCGCGGGCGAGCCACGCGGCACCGTCGACCCGGCCACCCGACGGGAACCCGTCACGAACTGA
- a CDS encoding TetR/AcrR family transcriptional regulator, with protein MANRAVIASEEGPGVRRRRTQRERRESTIGRLLDATIAVIAENGYAQTSLGLICERSGVSRGGLFRHFDSRLDLIVAAAAEVGERHLAHVRAQLADLREPSLLEVLRLMRARHRSVENVVWFELMVAARTDPELRVRLSETGRRFFADILAVARLVPGSELFADEDLELLVNSLEHLFDGETIRREIAPDPAVEERRLVLICEFAEFLIGRRREG; from the coding sequence ATGGCGAACCGTGCCGTGATCGCGTCCGAGGAGGGTCCGGGCGTGCGTCGTCGGCGCACCCAACGGGAGCGCCGCGAGTCCACGATCGGCCGGCTGCTCGACGCGACGATCGCCGTGATCGCGGAGAACGGGTACGCCCAGACCTCGCTGGGGCTGATCTGCGAACGCTCCGGGGTGTCGCGCGGGGGCCTCTTCCGGCACTTCGACTCACGGCTGGACCTGATCGTCGCCGCCGCCGCCGAGGTCGGCGAACGGCACCTCGCCCACGTCCGGGCGCAACTGGCCGACCTGCGCGAGCCGAGCCTCCTCGAGGTGCTCCGGCTGATGCGGGCCCGCCACCGTTCCGTCGAGAACGTCGTGTGGTTCGAGCTCATGGTGGCCGCCCGCACCGACCCGGAGCTGCGGGTCCGGCTGAGCGAGACCGGTCGGCGGTTCTTCGCCGACATCCTCGCCGTCGCGCGGCTGGTGCCGGGCAGTGAGCTGTTCGCCGACGAGGACCTCGAACTGTTGGTCAACAGCCTGGAGCACCTCTTCGACGGGGAGACCATCCGCCGCGAGATCGCGCCGGACCCCGCCGTCGAGGAACGCCGGCTCGTGCTGATCTGCGAGTTCGCCGAGTTCCTCATCGGGCGTCGCCGGGAGGGCTGA
- a CDS encoding alpha/beta hydrolase family protein codes for MRIRQALVAFCAAIAMVVAGPSYASALDSPYQRGPDPTEASVKAIAGPFAVDQVKATGHTGFGSGTIFYPKDEKGTFGTIAVSPGFISPEGLVHWYAKTLASHGFVVMAMGTFTVADPPPSRGDQLRAALDYMKTKSPVKDKVDPTRLGLSGHSMGGGGTLDAASKMPDLKAAVPLAPWYLTGGPVIPKVKAPTLVVGANIDFVAPMAIFATPFYKALTSPNKALLTLPGDHMTPFLLANPTLTKFAVSWFKRFLDDDTRYDQFLCPNPASYEGTCPLT; via the coding sequence ATGAGGATCAGACAGGCGTTGGTCGCGTTCTGCGCGGCGATCGCGATGGTGGTGGCGGGGCCGTCGTACGCCTCCGCGCTGGACAGCCCGTACCAGCGGGGTCCGGACCCGACCGAGGCCTCGGTGAAGGCCATCGCGGGACCGTTCGCCGTCGACCAGGTCAAGGCCACGGGGCACACCGGGTTCGGCAGCGGCACCATCTTCTATCCCAAGGACGAGAAGGGCACGTTCGGCACCATCGCCGTCTCGCCCGGGTTCATCAGCCCGGAGGGCCTCGTCCACTGGTACGCCAAGACGCTCGCCTCCCACGGCTTCGTGGTCATGGCCATGGGCACCTTCACCGTGGCCGACCCGCCCCCCTCGCGGGGCGACCAGTTGCGGGCCGCGCTGGACTACATGAAGACCAAGAGCCCGGTCAAGGACAAGGTCGACCCGACCCGGCTCGGCCTCAGCGGCCACTCCATGGGCGGCGGCGGCACCCTGGACGCGGCGAGCAAGATGCCCGACCTCAAGGCCGCCGTGCCCCTCGCGCCGTGGTACCTCACCGGTGGGCCGGTGATCCCGAAGGTCAAGGCCCCCACGCTGGTCGTCGGCGCCAACATCGACTTCGTCGCGCCCATGGCGATCTTCGCCACGCCGTTCTACAAGGCGCTCACCTCGCCGAACAAGGCCCTGTTGACCCTGCCCGGCGACCACATGACGCCGTTCCTGCTGGCCAACCCGACCTTGACCAAGTTCGCGGTGTCCTGGTTCAAGCGGTTCCTGGACGACGACACCCGCTACGACCAGTTCCTGTGCCCCAACCCCGCCTCGTACGAGGGGACCTGCCCCCTCACCTGA
- a CDS encoding TetR/AcrR family transcriptional regulator — translation MAAADPVNQRRYRGMDGPERVAARRASLLEAGLQLFGTVGYNATTVKDICHHAELGRRYFYESFTDREALLLAIYDTHITRTLTAVAEALGRAAPQIEAQSEAGLTALIHSLGSDPRVTRLVFHEIIRVGTPTTEARYRQVRRDFGEFILDTLTRTLDVPRTKRMRLGATVLVGGVTELMTEWLLVDTPADLDELIDIARTLFDLLYQRFLHELTENDTA, via the coding sequence ATGGCGGCAGCCGATCCGGTCAACCAGCGACGCTACCGGGGCATGGACGGCCCCGAACGCGTCGCCGCCCGCCGCGCGAGCCTCCTCGAGGCCGGCCTGCAGCTGTTCGGCACCGTCGGCTACAACGCCACCACCGTCAAGGACATCTGCCACCACGCGGAGCTGGGCAGGCGGTACTTCTACGAGTCCTTCACCGACCGCGAGGCCCTCCTCCTGGCCATCTACGACACCCACATCACCCGGACGCTGACCGCCGTCGCCGAGGCCCTCGGCCGGGCCGCCCCCCAGATCGAGGCCCAGTCCGAGGCCGGCCTGACGGCGCTCATCCACTCCCTCGGCTCGGACCCGCGCGTGACCCGCCTGGTCTTCCACGAGATCATCCGCGTCGGCACACCGACGACGGAGGCCCGCTACCGGCAGGTCCGCCGCGACTTCGGCGAGTTCATCCTCGACACCCTCACCCGGACCCTGGACGTCCCCCGCACCAAGCGCATGCGCCTGGGCGCCACCGTCCTCGTCGGCGGCGTCACCGAACTCATGACCGAATGGCTCCTCGTCGACACCCCCGCCGACCTCGACGAACTCATCGACATCGCCCGCACCCTCTTCGACCTCCTCTACCAACGCTTCCTCCACGAACTCACGGAGAACGACACCGCCTGA